One region of Aurantimonas sp. HBX-1 genomic DNA includes:
- a CDS encoding metal-dependent hydrolase, whose protein sequence is MKITYFGHSAFRIEAGTAVILIDPFLTGNPHFKGSVEEAARGVTHIVLSHGHADHVGDTLDIARRHGCKVVATFELASWLNAKGAEAVEPMNTGGTVSFDDFTVTLTQAFHSSGNIEEDGSVTYLGMPNGLVFHFNDAPTVYHMGDTDIFSDMALIEELHAPKIAMVPVGDRFTMGAAVAALACRRYFNFDSIIPIHWGTFPPLDASPDKFVEAMEGDAGKVRNPAIGVPFEV, encoded by the coding sequence ATGAAGATCACCTATTTCGGCCATTCCGCCTTCCGGATCGAAGCCGGGACCGCGGTCATCCTGATCGACCCGTTCCTGACCGGCAATCCGCACTTCAAGGGCTCTGTCGAGGAAGCGGCCCGCGGGGTCACCCACATCGTCCTCAGCCACGGCCACGCCGATCATGTCGGCGACACGCTCGACATCGCGCGGCGGCACGGCTGCAAGGTGGTGGCGACCTTCGAACTGGCGAGCTGGCTGAATGCCAAGGGCGCCGAGGCCGTGGAGCCGATGAACACCGGCGGCACCGTCAGCTTCGACGACTTCACCGTGACCCTCACGCAGGCCTTCCATTCCTCCGGCAATATCGAGGAGGATGGCAGCGTCACCTATCTCGGCATGCCGAACGGCCTGGTCTTCCACTTCAACGACGCGCCGACCGTCTATCATATGGGCGATACCGACATCTTCTCCGACATGGCGCTGATCGAGGAACTGCACGCCCCGAAGATCGCCATGGTGCCGGTCGGCGACCGCTTCACCATGGGCGCGGCCGTCGCGGCGCTCGCCTGCCGCCGCTACTTCAACTTCGATTCGATCATCCCGATTCACTGGGGAACGTTCCCGCCGCTCGATGCCAGTCCCGACAAGTTCGTCGAGGCGATGGAGGGCGACGCCGGCAAGGTGCGCAACCCGGCGATCGGCGTCCCCTTCGAGGTCTGA
- the ruvX gene encoding Holliday junction resolvase RuvX has protein sequence MPVLTLEEFAATVPTGRTIAGFDLGTKTIGLAISDLGQRFATPRKVIARTKFTADVAALAAALAADRVAGIVIGLPLNMDGSEGPRAQSTRAFVRNYVRLDERPLIFWDERLSTVAAERGLLEADVSRAKRATRIDSAAAAFILQGALDRLTQFRA, from the coding sequence ATGCCGGTCCTGACGCTCGAGGAATTCGCCGCCACCGTGCCGACCGGCCGGACGATCGCGGGATTCGACCTCGGCACCAAGACGATCGGGCTGGCGATCTCCGACCTCGGCCAGCGCTTCGCGACGCCTCGCAAGGTCATCGCGCGCACGAAGTTCACCGCCGACGTCGCGGCGCTTGCCGCCGCCCTTGCCGCCGACCGGGTCGCCGGCATCGTGATCGGCCTGCCGCTGAACATGGATGGATCGGAAGGTCCGCGCGCCCAGTCGACCCGCGCCTTCGTGCGCAATTACGTCCGGCTCGACGAGCGACCGCTGATCTTCTGGGACGAGCGGCTGTCCACCGTTGCGGCGGAGCGCGGCCTGCTGGAGGCGGACGTATCGCGCGCCAAGCGGGCGACCCGCATCGACTCGGCCGCTGCAGCCTTCATCCTGCAGGGGGCGCTGGACCGTCTGACGCAGTTCCGCGCCTAG